Proteins from a genomic interval of Desulfurobacterium sp. TC5-1:
- a CDS encoding HD domain-containing phosphohydrolase, translating into MKTMTIVLIDDQPFFLLFMEEMIKKIDFPIPIETKSFRNAEDALDFIEENNVDMIISDYVMPEMNGIELLQEVRQLPDKESVIFIMVTAEHARNIKRKALALGATDFLTKPLDKLEFIPKVRNLLRLRLKECLLKNKAQLLKYEIDRSLKEIKMRDREIILRLSMAAEFRDEMTGHHIERVALYSQLIAKNLGYSDAFCEDIYLAAPLHDIGKIAIPDCILKKKGKLTPEEMEIMKKHTIYGYRLLANSKVKVLEMAARIALYHHENWDGSGYPYGLKGKAIPVEARIVSVADVFDALGEARPYKKGWNIQSVFKFIKENAGKKFDPQIVKVFLSLKDEILKIKERLTPDGEASHSLFNDYIDFKPPPIAT; encoded by the coding sequence ATGAAAACAATGACAATAGTACTGATAGATGACCAGCCATTTTTCCTCCTTTTTATGGAAGAGATGATAAAAAAAATTGACTTTCCAATTCCTATAGAAACAAAGTCGTTTCGCAATGCCGAGGATGCTCTTGACTTCATAGAAGAAAACAACGTGGATATGATCATATCTGATTACGTAATGCCTGAGATGAACGGGATAGAACTTCTTCAAGAGGTAAGGCAACTTCCGGATAAAGAATCTGTAATATTTATTATGGTTACGGCAGAACATGCAAGAAACATAAAGAGAAAGGCCCTTGCTCTCGGGGCTACCGATTTTCTGACAAAACCTCTGGATAAATTGGAATTCATTCCAAAGGTCAGAAATCTTTTAAGACTGCGCCTCAAAGAGTGTCTCCTAAAAAATAAAGCCCAGCTGTTGAAATATGAAATTGACCGCTCACTAAAAGAGATAAAAATGAGAGACCGGGAAATTATCCTGAGACTCTCAATGGCAGCAGAATTTAGAGATGAAATGACCGGACACCACATTGAAAGAGTTGCTCTGTACTCACAGTTAATAGCAAAAAACCTTGGCTATAGTGATGCCTTCTGCGAGGATATCTACCTTGCTGCTCCTCTCCACGATATAGGAAAAATTGCCATACCTGACTGCATTTTAAAGAAAAAGGGTAAACTAACACCGGAAGAAATGGAAATAATGAAAAAACACACGATATACGGTTACAGACTCCTTGCAAACAGTAAAGTTAAAGTTCTCGAAATGGCAGCAAGAATTGCCCTTTACCATCATGAAAACTGGGATGGAAGTGGATATCCATACGGACTGAAAGGGAAGGCAATTCCTGTTGAGGCAAGGATCGTTTCTGTTGCTGACGTGTTTGACGCCCTCGGTGAAGCAAGACCATACAAAAAAGGATGGAATATTCAGTCCGTTTTCAAATTCATAAAGGAAAACGCAGGTAAAAAATTTGACCCACAAATTGTCAAGGTCTTCCTTTCACTAAAAGATGAAATCCTTAAAATAAAAGAGCGCTTAACTCCCGATGGTGAAGCCTCCCACTCCCTCTTTAACGACTACATAGACTTCAAGCCACCTCCGATAGCTACTTAG
- a CDS encoding Hpt domain-containing protein — MYSYDLSKLDEERIRKATLDYLLGMEFDKDTSEVIANTGVENLRENIEELINTLNGGDLQKAADVAHTIKGILWNMGLQEEGSLFKKVQLAILDGASEDIVKDLLSKALDAISK, encoded by the coding sequence ATGTATAGCTATGATCTTTCTAAACTTGACGAAGAGAGAATAAGAAAGGCTACTCTTGATTACCTTTTAGGAATGGAGTTTGATAAAGATACCTCTGAGGTGATAGCAAACACCGGTGTTGAGAATTTGAGGGAGAATATTGAAGAGCTGATAAATACTTTAAATGGTGGCGATTTGCAGAAAGCTGCCGACGTCGCCCACACGATTAAAGGCATACTCTGGAATATGGGACTTCAGGAGGAAGGCAGCCTTTTTAAAAAGGTTCAGCTTGCCATTCTTGATGGTGCATCTGAAGATATTGTAAAAGATTTGCTTAGTAAAGCCTTAGATGCAATTTCTAAGTAG
- a CDS encoding nicotinamidase, which produces MKVKLTGRDALIVVDVQKDFCPGGALPVPDGDKVVEPLNIYIKLFSGAGLPVFATRDWHPENHISFKKNGGMWPVHCLQNGKGAEFHDDLMLPPDAFIINKGDRPELEAYSGFQGTILDSLLKERGVRRIFVGGLATDYCVKHTVLGGLNLGYQVFLLSDAVRAVNVNPYDGDRAVELMLEKGAVSIVAGDIDV; this is translated from the coding sequence ATGAAGGTGAAGTTGACAGGAAGGGATGCTTTAATCGTTGTTGATGTTCAGAAGGACTTTTGTCCTGGCGGTGCTTTGCCGGTTCCCGATGGTGATAAGGTAGTTGAACCTTTAAACATCTATATAAAGCTGTTTTCAGGAGCTGGTTTGCCTGTCTTTGCGACGAGGGACTGGCATCCTGAAAATCACATATCTTTCAAGAAAAATGGCGGTATGTGGCCTGTTCACTGTCTTCAAAACGGTAAAGGTGCTGAGTTTCACGATGATCTTATGCTTCCGCCGGATGCTTTCATAATAAACAAGGGAGACAGGCCGGAGCTTGAGGCCTATTCCGGTTTTCAGGGAACAATACTTGATTCCCTTTTGAAAGAGAGGGGAGTAAGGAGGATTTTTGTAGGAGGTCTTGCAACAGATTACTGTGTTAAGCATACTGTCCTTGGTGGATTGAACCTTGGTTATCAGGTTTTCCTCCTCTCTGATGCTGTTAGAGCAGTTAACGTTAATCCTTACGATGGTGATAGAGCGGTTGAGTTAATGCTTGAAAAAGGTGCGGTTAGTATCGTTGCGGGGGATATAGATGTATAG